ATACACGGGGGAGGTTCGATGGGCTCTCTCCAGCTCACAGCCAGCCTCCAAGCAGCACCGAGCATTGCTATTGCAAAACAGCACCTTCCCCTCGAAGCTCAAATTTTCAGAGGACTGTGAATCAGCTGCAGAAACAAGACAAAGGCTACAGCTTGCAGTCAGTGCCTGAGATCTCCCCATCTCCCACAGCTTTTATTTTAAGCAGTGTGGAGTTGATGGAATTTTTAATACAGAAACATTTCTTGAGCTTCTATTTCTCAAAAATAGCTTTGTTTAGACCCACAAGGATGCAGGCCCATCTCCTAATTTGAAATTGGATATAGCATAAACTGAAAGCAGAAATAGGCATTCCCTAAGATTTAATAGGAATAATTAAGGTGGATACATCATGTCAGTCCAGACTAGCAGAAGGTGCAAGTTTTGAAGAATAAAGAAGAGGTAGGTGCAGGTTAGGTATTTCACACTATTTCAAGGTACACACAAACACTGGCTCCTTTACCAGTTCAGCTAGCCCCAGCACTGGACTTGGCCTGGGCTTAGATACTGCGGCTGCAGGGACCGCGTAGGCCACACAGCATCATGCTGCAGTTCAAAAAGCACTTGCTGGGGGTCCGCACTGAAGTGAGGGGTACGTGGCGTTGGCTCCTCATTTTCAACGGCTAAATTGTATGAAGAAGCTAGAAGTCTGTTAAAATACTGCCGCTGGGTCAGCCCAGGCGAGAGGAGTTAGCTCCGTTCTAGACTAACACCCAACACTTCAGACTAATGGAAATGCACCGCATTGCTGCTGATCCAAGTCACCCTAccctctcccagccttccccaTTACGGAAACAGAGGGGGGGCTGGCTTTTGGAAACACGGCTTCTCAAAGTAGCAATGTCTGAGCCTGGAACATAGCGGACACATGAAAACTCACTCTGCCTAGGACGTTCAGTCCCCGTCCAGAGGGAACAGTAAGAGGTACAGCAGGTCAAGGGGTTAGCAAAACTGGGTGAGGGGACCAGAATGATACAGCAGGGGGTGGATTGAGGTGGGGGGTAGTGGAGtaacgggggaggggggtctagtaGGAGCTGCTGCCCATGGCTGAAGCCCCAGTGCCCCTCATTACACCTTACTACAGTCATACTCAACAGGGGTAGTTagggtgtctacactgcccacattACAGCAGCCAGGGCAGCACAGTCGCGCTTCATCACCAGGGGCGAGCTCTCCTGGCGATAAAAAATAACCACCGCGAACAAGCGCTGGTAGCTTTATGGCCAGGTGCGGCTCCCAGCGATAAAGCGCTGTCTAGACTGGtgcttttcagcgctaaaacttttgtttcacacccctgaaggactgaagttttagcgctgaaagtggcaaTGTATTCACAGCCTTAGATAAGTAACAGCCCTGACCCAACAGCAGTGTTTGGAGACACCTTGCCTGATGCAGCTGCCACTCTCAGGGTAAACTTGCTGGATAAGGGAAGCAGACCAGCGTGGTTATTACAGTCAGAGCGTACGAGGAGAGGGATCTACTTGCTGACATATCAAGAGGATTTCATgctacaaaccaaaccaaacaagaCTCTCTAGTCTAGAGCACTGCTTGGTGCCTCGGAAGTGCCTGCTGTGATTGCCCATTTAAAGGACGCTTAGTTAGGGTGGAGAGCCTGCAGTCTGTGGCAtagagagaggagaggaaaggaaaggaaggggcggggcttcggaGAGTGACACAGCTCGGACTATTAGTGCAGAGAGAATATAACCAAGGCAGGCAGCAAGCTAAGGCTCACACATGAAGCTTGAAAACCCGAGACCGTAGCAAGGAGGCAAAGGGTTATGTTAGAGGTACTGAAGGGGGCTGTTACAGATAACGGGGCTCCCGGCAGAGGAGGGAGAGCCAAGCAGCACTGACGTATTTAGGCAGAAGTGGGACGCTGGCACAGAATTTTGTCAATGGACAGGGAGGTCATGGTCACACTTCGGAGGAATCAGGCACTCTTTGGGAGTCAAGAAAGAATCTAGTGCTGAGCATGTTCCACCCCGGATTGGCCGTGGTGGGGAGTTTGCCATTGCCTGGTAGAATGTGGAGAACTGCACAGTCAGGGCACCTAGGCCTACTCTGTGTGGTACCTGGTGCTCTGTGGTAGGTCAGGGAACTGTCCTTTCACCCTGGTTTTCTTGCCCACAGACCAGGCCCATCCTGTTGCAAGGTCCCTGGAACCACTGGTTGCAGCTCCTGAGATACAAGCAAGTAGTGTAGAAACTCTCAGGCCCTGCTCTCATCTCCAGGGAagcacttccccacagccagcccaATGCCCAGCAAATGCTTCCGCTCTTGCTCCACTGAGCTGGGACAGAACTGGACAGCTTCCAGCAgggtctagctccctgcagcacccTCTCCCACAGCACAGAGCAGCAAGGTCCTTCCCATTGGGAAGGACAGACGGACAGacatgctgggagggagagagactggaGCGAGGCAGATGGCCAGGGTGAGCAGCACAACACTCTCCACACTGGATTTCCCAGAACCTAGCCCATCTGACAGGAAACCCTCCCAGGCTGACATACACAGGAGCCATCCCGTGAGAGAGCTGCACTGGCTTGGGCCACCCTGAGAAGCTCCAAGCCAGCCAGGGTGGCACAGGCTGCTTGAATTCCCAGGAAAGGAACGCTGCCTCTCAGCGGAGTCTGGCTTttacttttattaaaaagaaacctTGTTTTGTTCACCATTGATCAGTGCATCACTCTCATGtctgcccaccccccccagcccacctGCAAAACAGGGCCCCAGGCTCCCCTCACAGAGACCCACAGGCTGCCAGCCGTGGCAGGAAGCTAAGAAACCCAAGAGCCACTTTCTGAACGGCCCTGAAGGATGAGCAGCACTCACCTGCTGCAGCCACTGTGAGGAAGTGCTGCCCCAATGCACAGGCCCAGGCTGGCCTGTATATGCCCCCTACGTTGGGGAAGGTGGCAGGGTCACACTTGTGGATTAACCGCTCACAAGGGGAGGGACCCGGGTCCAGTGCACGTAGAGGGGACCCTGCCAATACCAAGGCTCTcaacaggaataaaaggaaggtGCCCCACAGGTCTCACTCCCGCTAAGCTAGGCAGCCCCAGGGGCACGCCATGTAGGGGCTGGGCTGGAAGGGTGCACTTCAGGCTGCTGAAGCACTCAGAGGGGACAGTCTCCAGAGCATCTCCCAATCCTTCCGACTCAAAGGAAAGCCCCTTCATCCAGGCACCGTGTGGGGAGTGCAAGCTTGACTCATACCCAGGGAGCCCCAAACTGCCTCCTCTGCTGTCTGGTGGTGGAGCTGGCTGCAGTAactagaaaaagcagaagtggCCCGAGCTCATCCACCTTAGACCCAGCCTGCAGGGGCATTTTGCACAGACGGCCAGTCACTCGCAGCTGTAGCCACTCTGCACTCCTTGGGGGAGATCTGTCCAGGCCAGCTGACGGGCTTGTGGGGCTCTTGCTAAGcggctgtttaattgaggtgtagacattggggcttggactggagcccacGCTCTGGTACCTtgccaccttgcagggtcctagagcccgggctccagcccaagcccaaagaaCCACaccgcaatgaaacagccccttagccggAGTTGGCTGGCCCGGGCCAGCCGCAGGGGCCTAGCTGCAGCATAGGAGTCCCTGCTAACCCCCTAGGTAAAGGCAAAGGCGAACCCAAGAGCTTCATGCTGGGAAGTGGCCGTGCTGGGGCTAAGCCTCGGTTTCTGACCCAACACCCTATTTCTGCCAGACTTTCCACTCTTCCAGGATTCATGAAGAATCATCTGAGTCCAAGCCCTTTAACTGGGCCCGGACTGTTCCTACACAGACAGGCTGTCACGAGCTGGCTCTGAGCTCCCCTGCCCCATGGGGCAGCTGCAGACAGGCTCAGTCAGTTTTCATGGGCTCCTTCTTGCTCTGTTTGGCTTCCCGGAGGATCTTCACCAGGGACAGCAGGATGGGCACCGCCATCGGCAGGAAGAGTGGAATGTAGATGGCAAATTTCTGGTCATCAGGGAAGTAGAGGAGATGCAGCAGCGAAGGGTCAAAGAAGGCCCGCTCCGAGGAGGTGACCGCCTCTTTACTGGCCTGGAATGCTGAGCCCAGACGGCCAGAGGCCAGCTCCAGCATGGCGGTCTGCGCGGAGGCTACTGCATGGTATACCTGGATGGGACCACACAAAGGGTCAGTGCCCAGCAGTTCCCTGTCTGGCCCAGGCAGgtcaggggagctccaggctcaCACACTTGAGGCCTTAGGAGTGCCAGAAGCCGAGCAGATCCTGGATTGTCAAGTCTGGCTCTGCgctaagaagtgacactggcctCTACATATCCCTTCTCAGCACCCCACAGCCAGGGAGCGCCGAGCGTCAAGCCCCCTACTCCTACATGGTCACCAGACACGCTTTCTACGCTCTCAGCTACACCAGTGCAGTCCCATTCTCTTCAGTGGCTTGCACACGGAGTCACTGGGGCAAGACATGGGCCTGCAACAGGAACTTAGCGAACTGCTGCATTGACGCCACACAGGAAGGAAGGGCTGGAATCCACTCAGTGCCTCAGAGCTGCCTTGGCTCCAGGGTtacaacaccccccaccccaccccaccccagggagtGGATCTGCCACTTGTACGCTCACTTTTCAGCACAAACTTTCACTCAACGCCACCAAGGGGGTCTCAGCCCAGCAgaggggggggatgggaggattTAGAAGGTCTCTCCCCAGTGAGGCTGTGGCAGTTTCTATTAATTCTAGGTCCAGGGCACAAGGGGGCGGTGATGCTGCAGAGGCAGAATtctcagcccaggagagggcGCCCTTGTGTCCTCTATCTGACTCAAGCAGCCAGGCTTGGTCCAGCCTTCCAGGTTAAGGCCAACAATTTTCAGAAAGTTTCCCCATCCCCAAGAGGAGAAATTAATACACCAATCTGGGCAGTCAAGTCTCCAGCAGCAGCAACTCATGGGTctcctatgtgatgctggcagCCCCCAACCTGTCATGGGGATCCTCCCAACACCCACCCACCTCAGAAGCAACATCATCCTTGATGACGATGTTCCCGATCTTGTCTAGCAGTTGGGCCAGGGAGGTGAGGGTGGTGGACACCGTGGCGATATTCTCCACCGTCCGGGTCCACAGCAGGCGGTCCAGCTCCCAGTCAGTCAGCCCCTTGTTCCCAGGGCTCTCCAGCAGGAACTCCTCTGGGAGCGGCACCTGGGAGATCCCAAACAACAacctgggggggagaaggggcagatcAGGTCTGTGCTGGCAAGGGAGGTCACCGGGCCAACTCTTCTGCAGGAGGTGTGAGCACGGGGAATGGGCACGTGGCAGAAATGTTCTCGTCTGCCTTTCCTGCAGGGAGTTCAGCCCTGACACAAGGTGCAGGTCTGAGTCCTGCTGCGCAAGGGGGCAGGTGCGAGTCAGGCTTCCCAAACACATTACTGCCGAGCTAAGGCAGAACGAGGCCGGTCCGTGacacttatcagaggggtagccatgttagtctgaatctgtaaaaagcaacagagggtcctgtggcacctttaagactaacagaagtattgggagcataagctttcgtgggtaagaacctcacttcttcagatgcaagtaatggaaatttccagaggcaggtataaatcagtatggagataacgaggttagttcaatcagggagggtgaggtgctctgctagcagttgaggtgtgaacaccaagggaggagaaactgcttctgtagttggatagccattcacagtctttgtttaatcctgatctgatggtgtcaaacttgcaaatgaactggagctcagcagtttctccttggagtctggtcctgaagtttttttgctgtaagatggctacctttacatctgctattgtgtggccagggaggttgaagtgttctcctacaggtttttgtatattgccattcctgatatctgacttgtgtccatttatcctcttgcatagttcttacccacgaaagcttatgctcccaatacttctgttagtcttaaaagtgccacaggactctctgtgaCACTGTGGCTGAGAAGGGACAAGTTCACGGGATTGTGGGCTTTGTGGTCATGGGCCTTGGTCCAAGACCCACCAACGCTACTGAACAGCTGTCAGACAGGACAACTCCAGCCGCCAACACCCTAGGCCAGAGTGACGCAGCAGCTAAGGGGAGACAGGAGCCACATGCCACTGCCAATCCCCTAAGCCAGCCAGCGACCCGGGAGAAGCCTGTCCTCACATTGCCAGAGCGTCTAGGAGAAGTACAGAaccagccccaggctgcagagcagGGGAGTCAGAGGCAGCGTCTCTGCCCTGGCACACAcctcccagggcaggcagggtctGCGCTCAGCCCCGGGGGCCACAGCCTCACGCTGCTCTGGGGGAACTGAACATAACGAATGCAGAGAatggaagggctggggcagggcggagGGGACAGCAGCGTCCTCACCGTAGCTGGGCCAGGAACACCTCCATCACTCGCACCATGTCCACGTCCACCCGAAGCGGGAGAGGGGCCTTGTCAGGAGCTGAGTGGTCGATGTTGTACACCTGCCAAGAGAGAGTGTCCAGGGCAGGCCTGACGCAGGCTATGCCTCACCCGGTCCCTGTTCTCCAGTCAGCCCACAGCTCTGGGCTACCCCGCAGTGCTGCCTTATTCAGGGAACGGccagggggctcaggcccaggcCGCGGCTAGCCTGGCCTCCCATCTCGGAGAGCGGCTGAGCCCAGCTGCATCGCAGGAAGGGCAAGTGGAAAAGCCCGTAGGGCGCCGTGGGCACTgcgggggctggaggagctggacCAGGAGCTCTCAAGCACAGCACAGGGCTCCAGCCGGCCAgtcccagccagtcccagcccccagcacggGGGCAGGGGACCAAAGGGACTGCCTAGGCCCTGCAGGGGGAGCAGAGCGGTGCTTTCTGCACACGGGGCAGGGCCCCTCCTCCTTACCATGATCCCACCCCAGCGGGGGCTGTGGAAGGCGTTGGTCCCCACAGCGGCGCCGTCCTTGTCCTGGATGTAGAGAGGGGAATGGACGCGCTCTGGCACGTACAGCAGGAAGTTCAACACGGGGTAGAGCGAAGTGGCGCTGGAACCTGCAGCAGCGCACAGTGAGCATCACGGCATTTTCGGGGCAGACCCCGGCAGGCAACAGGGACCCTGGGAAGCTGCCTGCAGGAGCTCAGCGTGGGGCACGTTACTGGGGCCAGGCTCAAGCTGCTCCTGAGAAGGGGTCAGCGGCCTGGGGGTTACATTGGTGCTTTCAATACGAGCCGTGCGTTGAGATCCCAGCCAGGTCAGGAACAGCACGAATTCGGCTGGGTCTCAGCCCATGCCTCTGACCGGGGATCTGCCCTTCTAACTAGTCAGCAGTATGGGGGCACAGGGCTGTGAGCGAGGGCTCTGTGGGGCAGAGCCTGTGCTGTGTCTTCTGGCACAGGTCTCCGCCGTTCCCCTCTGCACCACTAACCTCTCCAAGTGGCCACAGCAAGGACGCAAGGTGGCACTTACCCAGCCTGGCTTCCACCGGGTTAATGACGTGGGGGAGACTGAGCGCGCTCAGGATGAAACTGGAGGAGGCCTTGTCAAAGCGGGGCGAGACCCCCAGGACGGCATAGTACAGGATCTGAGGGGATCACCAAGGAGATGGATGTTGTGGGAAGATCACCCTGTGGCCAGCCTGGCTgggacaccctccctcctcctaccACCTTCTCACCTGGGAGTCCACCGAGAAGTTGGCCACTGAGCCCAGCTTGTCAAGGAAGGGCTGCACGTAGCTGTTGACAGCTGCCTCGATGTCCCAGTGCACATCGTGGGACTTGGGGTCTGGGTTCAATAAGCTGAAGGTGATCTCGTACCCTGGGAAGAGCAGAGAGCAGAGCCTGCCACCAACATCCCACtgcaaggagctgcagcagcacatgCCAGGCCAGCACCTGCCAACGGCCCCGGACCCCCAGGGCAGGCGCGTGCGCAACGAttccagagcagagcagaggccAAGTGGGCCAGAGCGAGACCAGAGCTGCGCTCCAAGGAGTAACTGTGGGACGCAGCCTCCCGTTCCTGAGCTCAGGGGCTCCCTGACAGTGGCACTGGGTTGCTGGGGTGCACAGAGAACCCCGGAGTGTTGGTTACTCAAAGGGAGGGGGTGCCTGGGAATtcgaggagggggagaggaatgTGGCCCAAGTGGGCTCtgtgctgcccccagccctgcccaaggAAGACAGCGTGCTGCAGAGCACCATGGGAACAGCTCTCATGGCAGGCACCTACCCAGGCTGGATTTGAACGGGCGCCTCGTGTCCGTGCCGAGCTGGTCCATGGGGACGCGATCAGACAAGGCGGTGGTGATGGAGTCGGTGGTGAAGGACATGGCCTGCACAATCTGCCGCACCCGGTCACTAATGGCAGCCAGGACATCCCCTGGGCCCTGCGTACGCCTCATCACGGCGCTACGGTGCTTCCCGACGTACACACCAATGCCCTGTGGAGAAGGCAGGGCAgtgagccaggactctgggggaggcaAGGAGCACACATCTCCCCTCTCCTGGGACCGGAGAGCTCCCAGGGCAGCGTGCTCAGCCCGACAGGGGTGCCCCAGACTGACCCTTCTTGTGCCTGGACGCAGGATAACAGGGCTGGGAAGCTCCACGGACAGCGGCCTCAGGCAAAGAGGGTCTTGGATTGTTCTGCAGCTACTTCACTGAAGGGCAGGGGAGAGCTCACCAAATACACAGGAGATCCATGCCCCCTCCTGCCTATGGGGCGTGCACCAAGCAGCGTGGCAAGCGTCTCTCTTTCTGCAGAAGGATGTCCCTTCCAgcaatgccccctccccctcagatCGCCCACCTCCCAGGCCCCTGCCAAGGCCCAGCCACATGACTCTGCCCCTCGTCCTATGCCTGGAGGAAAGAGAGCGACAGGGGAATAGGGCATCTTTCTGGGCAGGTCCCCGTCCAGCACAATCTCTCTGGGGGGTGTCTGCCTGCTTTCTTGCTCcagggacacagcaggcagcCCCGGGACACTCCAAGCCACACTCCTGGTCCCAGAGCGAGGAGGTGGGGCACTCCCAGCAGAGGATGCTGTACCTGAGGCAGGAGAAGGGAGGTTTCCGGGATCACGTATACTGTCAGAGCGCCCACCGAGTCCTCCTGCAGCGGGAGCAGCTCAGCGTCTGCCTctgggaagagaagggagttagtGTTGTTGGGAACCTCACCCCACACGTGTCAGGCGGCATCCCATGGGGGATGGAGCAGGCATTACCAGTTGCCCAAAGGAAGTATTCCAGAGAGGGGAATCCCTCATCTCTCTCCTAGCCCATCTCCAGCCGGGACTCCTGGTTCCCTCGCAGCCCCCACTACAACACAAGTCCGTGTCCACAGTCACCCCTaggtccctgccccacccccaggctcctggaactcccccctgccctggagcagcccATCCCTATGCCCCAAGAGCTGCACATGGTAGTTAGCAGCAGCAACCCGGGTGACGTGCACCCTGGGAATGCCGGCTCGTTGCTCCCCACAACCGGGGTGTTTCTGGTAAGTACAGCAACAAACTGGCACCCCACCACCTGCATCCTAGTCGGGCCTAGAGACCGCAGAGCAGCAGCCGCAGGGCATGGCCAGCTGCACGGCCACCCCAGGAGAGCCAGGACTCCCTGCTCTTTGCCAGCTCTACCCCAGGGCAGCAGCCTAGCGTATCCTACCGAACCGGTGCAACCCTGTACCTTGCACGGTGGCCATGGCCAAGGCTGCCTGCTCCGTGGCGGTCGCACTCCGATAAGTCGTCTCATAGCGGGCCGTAACGCTGGTTTTTGCTgcggggaaggaagagagagcagGTGAGGCCAGCTGGCCCTATGTGCTGTGCTCTCCAGCACCAGGGCCCTGCTCTGGTAACCCTGATAAGGAACCAGGGCTGAAAGGGACACAGCACCTTCTCCCAGCTGTGCGCATGCCCTAAGCCTCCCCTTAGGCCAGTGCTGGGCCCCAGTTCCCAGAGCTGAGCAAGGCCTCCCGGCCCGGCCGGTCCATCCCAACAGGCAGGACAGGTCCCTAGGGTTTGCCCAGTCTGATGTGTCACAAGGGACGGGGCTCCCCTCCCTGGGAAGATAACTTCAGCATGACCTACCTCACGGGCAGGGAGCTTCCTTCCCTTCGTTTTACTCCGATTCTCGTTACCCACCCATGTGCCCCTCCCACCTCATGGTGTGTGTCCCCAGACACTCGGGAACATTGTGCTCCAGCTAACCTCAGCTCTCGGAACTGTCCCTCCTCAGTGGCTCCCTCCGGCCTCGCTCCAGCGCTGCAGGCGGGGAGCAGTCAGTGCCCCCTGCTCTTCACCCTCCACGCCTGTATCTCACCAGCCAGTCCCTCTCTAGCTCACTGCCTAATTGCACTGGGGTCACAAGAGGCTCCTGCTTGGAGGAGAGCAGCTCCAGCCTTTCACGGCTTGGAACAAGGTAAGAAACTTCCCGTGTCATTAGTCGCCACCATGACTAATCTGTGGgggacagtcccagccccagagtgGGCCTAGCTCCTGCAGCTGGAGGGGAGAAATGGGGACACCACTTGCCTAGTTGAGCTAGTCCCTGCAGGGCCATGGTGGACGGGGCTGCTGGCCTCCATTGCACTAGCTCAAAGCCATCTGTAGGAGGCCGTGAGCTCAGCAACAGCCAAGGGGAGAGACGGGGACAGTGGGGAGAGTCGGGGGAGAGATTAAAGCGAACAAAGGGGTTACAGCAAAAGCACAACCCCCCAGCAGTCAGAGGTTCTTACGGTTTAACAGGCTCTCCTCCTCCTGTGTGTCTGTGAAAGGGAGTCTCCTCCACTGAGCTCCTGGCAGAGCCCCCTTGGCAAAGACCACCGAGACGGGCACAGTCAGCTGGAACTGAGCAAACAGCAGCATAAGCCACGGCCCCTACCACCGTCCCAGCCTCCGTCAACCCCCCGCACCTCCTCACAGCCCTTCTGGGAGCcccagcaccacccagagccctggggcccCCTAGAACTTCAACAGTATCCGAACCCTGTGAAGGGAGACCCATGAATTGCTGCTGCCACCAACTGGAAACTCCTGCGTCTGCATCAAGAGTCGGTGCCAGAAACCGCTGACAGATGTAGGACATTCAGCCCTTCCCAAGGGGGAACGGCCGTCGGGGCAGCAAACGCCGGCTGGGGTGGGCCGGCCGCAGGCACAGGGCTAGCAAAGCACCCCAGAGCCTGAGCTCTCCCCGTACTACCGGCGCCTGGTCCCAGAACTACCACCCAGCACGGAGGCCTAAGGGCAGTGCTGTGCCGAGCCACGGgccgggcccagccaggcagcatcCGCTCCCCCGGGGCTGCAGCCGTCACAGGCCGGCCAGGAGGGAGAACACACGGCTGGTCTTCGCACCGGGCCCCGAGGGGGGGGCGCAGAGCGAGGCCGGCCctggtctctctccccccctcccacgctgGGAGCGAGGGCAGCTGGTTCCCGGGGAGGGGCCCggcgccccgctccccccccccccccggcgccccgctcccccccccccccccccggcgccccgctccccccccccccccccggcgccctaCCCGGAGCGAGCCCAGCGCGCCGATCCCCGCGTAGGGCAGCGAGGCCCGGTACGTCTCCGTCGTCTTCCACCAGAGCGGCAGCCCCAGCACCAGGGCGACGGCGGCGAAGGAGAGAGCAGCGCGCTTCCCCCGGGCCTTCTCTGCGGGCAGAGACACGGGCAATGGCGGGGGCCGgtacccccgctccccccccggcccggctcccctctccccacccccgccccccggctccccccgctccccccccggcccggcccggctcccctccccctcactccccccccccggcccggctcccctctccccaccccccggctccccccggtaccccccgctccccgctcccccccggccccggcccccctctccccacccccgccccctcgctccccccccggcccggcccggctcccctctccccaccccccgctccccgctcccccgccgggccgggccgggccgggccgggccggccccccgctcccccctccccgccccccggcccggctccccctcactcccggcccggctcccccacGGCTCCCCTCAACCAGCCCCTctcccgctccccccgccccgcgcccaggacgcctgggttccgccCCCCGCTGTCATGTGGGGCCCCATCACCTCCCGGCTCCGCACCTGCCTCGTCAGCCGCCATCCTCTCGCCCGACTGCTCTTCCCGGACCTCCAGGGGCGGGGCCTGCCCGCAGCCGGGGAAACCAGCCGGCAGCCAATCGGCGCAGACCGACAGCAGCACTGACCAATCAACGCTGACTAAGAGAACCGGGGGCGGGTCGCGAAGATTCCTGTCCGGTACGGGTCCCTCAGAGGGacacggcgggggagggggccgtCCGGTACAGGGGCCCGcgagagagagaggtgtgggcGGGTCCAGGCTG
This is a stretch of genomic DNA from Chrysemys picta bellii isolate R12L10 chromosome 19, ASM1138683v2, whole genome shotgun sequence. It encodes these proteins:
- the PIGS gene encoding GPI transamidase component PIG-S is translated as MAADEAEKARGKRAALSFAAVALVLGLPLWWKTTETYRASLPYAGIGALGSLRFQLTVPVSVVFAKGALPGAQWRRLPFTDTQEEESLLNPKTSVTARYETTYRSATATEQAALAMATVQEADAELLPLQEDSVGALTVYVIPETSLLLPQGIGVYVGKHRSAVMRRTQGPGDVLAAISDRVRQIVQAMSFTTDSITTALSDRVPMDQLGTDTRRPFKSSLGYEITFSLLNPDPKSHDVHWDIEAAVNSYVQPFLDKLGSVANFSVDSQILYYAVLGVSPRFDKASSSFILSALSLPHVINPVEARLGSSATSLYPVLNFLLYVPERVHSPLYIQDKDGAAVGTNAFHSPRWGGIMVYNIDHSAPDKAPLPLRVDVDMVRVMEVFLAQLRLLFGISQVPLPEEFLLESPGNKGLTDWELDRLLWTRTVENIATVSTTLTSLAQLLDKIGNIVIKDDVASEVYHAVASAQTAMLELASGRLGSAFQASKEAVTSSERAFFDPSLLHLLYFPDDQKFAIYIPLFLPMAVPILLSLVKILREAKQSKKEPMKTD